gaAGTCCTCTGGGTGTGTCAACTTGGATTGGACAGtctctactttctatttctacttttaatacaaaaaaatcagtcttGCAGTCAAAGTTCTTTGTCTCAGAGCTATTATACTTCTATTATATATCAGTCTTGACTCAGCCTTGTAACTCTTAGAAATACTGGCTTTTTCCATCTTTCTTGGACTTACAGAGAAAGTAAGCAGTTGTGTATGAAACCATGTCTTATTTCCCTGAATAATAACTTGGGCCTAAGCTTCCAATTCTCCAGTGAAGGGAGACCAAAATATTGCAACAATCAAGGGAGAAATATCAGAGGGGAGGTTGGGTTTGCTCTGtggattttataaatgtttgttgcttGCCTCCCTGACTCCCACTGCTCTGGGTGGTGGCTCTGAAAATGGGGTTCCCAGACCAGCAGAATCAGTATGGTCTGTGAATTGGtaagaaatacaaattcttgGCCTCACCTCAGACCTAATACCTCAGAAACTCTGCTGTTGGGGTTTAGCAGTCTGTGCTTTAACAAACCTACCTAGTGATTCTGATGCACGCTGGCATTAGAGAGCCACTGCTAAAGGAAAAACCCACCAAATACAATCGTCAGCAGCCACTTGAAATAAATGCAGTGACGGCTGCTCTGATAGAAATCGAGgcttcaaggccgggcgcggtggctcacgcctgtaatcccagcactttgggaggccaaggtgggcagttcaggaggtcaggagatcgagaccatcctggctaacacggtggaaccccaactctactaaaaatacaaaaaattagccgggcgcggtggtaggcgcctgtagtcccagctactcggggcgctgaggcaggagaatggcctgaacccgggaggcggagcttgcagtgagccgagatcgcgccaccgcactccagcctgggcggcacagcaagactccgtctcaaaaaaaaaaaaaaaaaggaaaatgaggcttCGAGCAGCAGACACTTGTGATGTCTCTAGTCCTTCCAGGTACTTTACTTACAAGATCCCAAGATATCTGTCATGCTGTGTGAAATATCTCTTCACTCTTGCTGTTGAGGAATGACACACAAAATGACGCCTTCCCAGAGAATATATTTGAACCTCCAGGCACTTCCAGTGTAAACCACGCCTCCCTAACTCCCAGTCATCAAGAAAGGGGAACAGGCACGACATGATCATGTGTCCAGGATCCTTCTCAGTAGGATTACTAACGAGAGCCGTGAGACTGATCGATCTGCGAGTCTTACCTGCTCTGACATTCTAGAATTTTTTACGTTCAATGCACATCATGTGGTTACACAAATGAACCAAAAAGATCAGTTGCTGAATGACTAATGGTGTGGGGGGAAAAGCCAACATTTATTAGGTGTCTagtagccaggcactgtgctagcttCTTTACATAGTTAATCCTTACAAAAATTCTACAAAAGAGAGGCATTAGGACTGTTCACCAAGAAGggaactgaggctctgagaaacTAAGCAACTTAAACAAGGTCACCCAGTTAGTATGTAGCAAAAGAGATTTCAACCCATCTACCTGACTCCAAAACTCATGCTCTTTCCAGTGTAGCGGGGTCttctgtgtctggaattggtaAAGCAATAAATTACGGGGAAAGACATCAAGAAGGTAATGACCACAAAGTggaaaaaactctcaataaagtgaCTCCTAAAGTCTGGTCATTCGTATTAGAGAACAGCTGATGAAGTAAAGGCTCCACAGCTGTCAGAGAGGGCAAAGGTCATCCAGGCAACCCCACCAGCTCCTGTATGTGGCCactaagtccatttgttctaagaCAGAATGTGTGTTTTTCCAGACTTACTCTTCCCTCCCTTATTTTCTGTTAATCTTAGAAAAGACAAGTCAATGACAATAATAATTTCTGCATTACCAACTTTTATTATCCTCTACTATCATCATGAACCAGGCTAAGCACTTCTAATGAACTATCTCATTTACTCTCCATATCAACCCTGTGAAATAGACATGATTATCCCCACTTTGCAACTGAGAATAtcgaggcttagagaagttaattGATAAGTGCTAGAGCACAGGACTGTCCAGGCAGTCTAATTTCTGACTCAGGAGCCTGTACGCTCCTGTAATACCTTCCGGGATAAGCTTGCACTGCAGTCTTTCTGTCCCGCTACTAGACCGGAACACTCACTTGCTCtaaaatgttctctctctcttacacacacccTTCCCTTTCTTGCtctgctttttctccctttcccagtTTCTGTCCACGGAAAAGATGCTTAAGTCTTACCGGCAGAGTACTTTCTTCTGAATCATAGACAGCTGAGATGGCCCCACCCCTGCCCTTTCCAGGGCACCCATGGCAAATCCAAAAGTAATCTGCCAGGCCATTCACCTTCTGTTATTCACGAGAAGACTTCCCAGGCCCGTTCCATTCCTCTAAGCCACCCTACTTCTTCTCCATCACTGAAAGCAAGTGGTCACCCCAGCTCTGCCCTAGGGGGACTTCAGTAGCTTTGTCTATAATGTCCCTGTGATTGTGTTGTTTTTCTGAACCATTTAGCtttaaattttcactttaaaGCCTTGAATCTTGTATTCCAATTACCCTGCAGTCTATTTGAAGTATTTCACCTGGGGTGATTAAGGATGGTAGATGGTGGTACATCTGGGGCCTCAGCCTGTAGAAGTGATTGAAGCCTAAACAAGAAGGCATTTGGCAAGGCTGGGCTTCTCCAGACTTACAAGTTTGCAACATCCAGGCAGCCTGGAGAGTCACAGGGCAGCTGTGGGCAAGCAGAGCCCTCACTTGGGAGAAGGCACTGAGTAGGGGAGATGGGAGACTGAGAGCTGTTGGGCATGAAATACCTGCAGAGGAAAAGAAGCTCCTAGGCAAGGAGGGCTGGAGCCACAGTGGCCACAGACACCACAACCAAGGGGCAGGGAATCCGGAATTAATGTAAGTTGATATGTGAGGACAGCATTAAAACCACAGTCAAGGTGGAGAATAGTAGGGAGAATGTGGGACTAAGCTAAGCAAACAGCTAGTCTAATAGCTGTGTGCACAAACATGTATCCCCTCACATGCACAAAGACACACAACACGTGCCAACCCTGCCCCGCAGCATTCCTTTGATTCCAGTTTTCTTATGTCACACATGAGTGACAACCAATTCTTGCAGAAAGGACCCCAGCCTCACTTGCTCAGTCTGCTCTGCAGTACTGCCAGCCTTCCCCTACCTCTCCCTGCTTCTCTGCTCAAAGCAACCCACTTTTCTACCTCCTGCCCTATTGCATGGTGACCAGCATTGGCCTAAGCTTCAGACAGTATCCCGGGGAATATCAGATATCCTCTCCAACCTATAACAAATCTCCCTGGACTTCGGTCCTCAGTTGCCATTCCATGGAGGGGGCCATCAGACCCTCTCAGGGCCATTTGGAAACTCCGAAGCACCTGCTTTCCTATTGACAGCTCTCCTCTTCATCCCTACCTACTGCATGACCTGCCTACAGTTCTTCCTGCTACCTGTCAGTCCTGCTGCCCTTGGAGTGGACCTGCTCCCCTTGGAGTGGACCtgctctcttatttcctttaaaGCCCCACTTTTCTACCCTGGGGCTGGGACTTTTAGTGTCCGTCTTGTTCCCCTGGAGCTAACTGGTCCATGGTCCTGGCTCAGGCGACCACACTCATCCCTCCGGGCCTCCCTCTTCCTTTAGAGGAGTCTAACACACAGGTCTGGGGCAGGTGGTATATACCCCCTCCGACTGTGTACATCAGGGACCATTTCTCCCTACTCTCCTCCACACTTGCTGTGAGCACCCCTGAGGAGTAAAGTTTtacctttgtgttctttgtaaaAAGGGGGAGAGGCAAGTAAAGCATCCTCAGTAGCATGAAGACAGGAAAGCTCTCAGAATCCTCACCTCCCACAGACCTCCTGGCTTCTTCCTCCTCCTACACACTTCCTGCacttggtggggtgggggggactCATCCGGGTCCCTTCCATTCACACTGACTCTCCATCCTTCTGTCCCACACAGCCCTGaatcatcttcctcctcctcctcctcacctcctccctcaccttctcttcatcctcatcaGCTAGTCACCATTATGACTCAACAGCACACTCACGGTGTAGGTGAAGGAAACTAAGCCTCCTGGCCCAAGAATGGGTTGGCAGACTAGTTAAGGCTCTATGCTTTGCTGTCAGAGAGCCCAGGTTTGAGTTCTGGCTCTGCTCTCTCATGGACACAAGTAACCATGGGCAagcttcagtttcatcatctttgaaacgagaaaattaaaaaacatttacctcataggattgttagCAGAATTGACTGGCATTATGCAATAAAGCACTTGTAAAATGCCTAGTGCATAGGAAAACATCAACAAGCAGTAGCTATCTGTATTAGCTGGAAAAAAATCACCATAGTTTTGATCTAGGAAGCAGGGATCAAATCTCAACTGTGAAATTACATGAGAATTTGGAGGCTCAACAGCAAGTTCCATAGACTGGCCTGGCCTGCAGTTTTGAATATCTGAATTTCTAAATAATGGCAAACCACAAGGTAACTAATTAGCATCTTAGGATTTTAACCACGCACCTATGAGGGAAACACACATTGCTAGCTCTTTGCATGACGCCGAGGATTAAGGAGGCAATTGTGTCTTTATAAATCATAGTGTGAGGAGTAGTAGAATGGTCTTCTGCTAGAGATCTATTTCAACTGTCATCTGAATACCCTTTAAAATACCATGTCTCTCCATCAGGGGAAAGCTACCCCATTCTCACTGTGAACAGAGCCATTTGGGTCACTGCCCTGGGGATCCTGTTGGTTGGGCCACTAATGACAGCCAGTGACAAAGAGCATGTGAGAGCAGAGTCAATCTGACAGTCCTGCTCTGACTAGCTGGTATCTCCTGGTGCCTCAGGCAGGCCTAGTGGAGAAGGAACACAGTCACATGGTTGGGTATACACATTTTCGCTAAAGGGGACACTAACGACACCATGACCGAAGTTCCCAAATTCTCTGGCAGTGTCTCCGTTCACATCATGTCCCCCAGTAATGGCAGATTATTAAATATGTCCAGGAGTGTGATTTGATTTTTATGCTTTTGTAAGATTTCCTCACCAAGTCAATTCACAAATGTGAAGGAAAAAAGCACCTGTCACACTGTGAGCAGAATGCATGTCCGGAAGGCAGAGTCACCAAGCTCCCAGATCATGGTTTAACAAAAGGTGGGAGTGCTATCTATGTCTCAGATTGACAAAATAGCCCCAGATGGCTTTGTCTCTAAGCTGCAGCTGAGTGAGAAGCACACTGGCCTCCTGCCTCCCTTCTCCTCTGGTAACTGTGATTGTTATGGGAGGGGTAAGAGGAATAAAAGGCATGTATGTCGCCATTAGCTTCCTCTAGCTTGAGGCTTCTGTTTACATTAGTTGCTGAGATCCCCTCTGTGTCCTCAGGGTGTGTGTTCCATTAGAAGAGAGTAGCTCTTTTTAATAGAACGTAACAATGGGGAAGGCAAACAGTGCCCCCAGAATAACAGCTGAGAGCATCTTACACACATCAACAGGCACAGGGAAGAACACTGTGAGCAGTTTTTACAAGGAGATGGGgcaaaggagagaagaagaaaagaacaatccCAAAAGCGAGAGGGCTGTTTACCTTCCCATAGATCCACCGTCTGAAAGATGTCAGTGGTTCTGACACCATAGGTCTCCGCAGCTTTTAGGAACTGGGAGATTTGCTCCATCTGTTTAAAAGCCATCTTTGACTCAGAGATCTTCGGTATGGGCTCTTGTCCTGGTGGGTATAAACTATTTATCAGCTTGCACAGGACCTGAAGTGGGAGGGGAGAGACAGAATCAATGTTTCCGTTTGTATTTACAGGTCAAGAATGAGAAGTGAATCCTGCTCACATGGGGCACTGCCCATCCAGTTTGGGCAGGAGCAAGTCATGGGCCCCAGGAAGGCATGGGCTCACGGCTGTGTAGCCAGGCACCTGTACTAAGCCCCAAAGACCCAGATGACCCCATTCCTAGCGCTGCTCCTTACTACAGAGATTCCTGTAGCCCAGGAGCGCCATTCCCTCCctgttcctcccttcctttttctggaGGAGGGAAAGAATGTTTACAGATAGGGAATGACGTGACGTGATGAGGACGTGATTCCAGACTTTCAAAGGAGGAATGACTTAGTGGCTCCTGAGGTTGGCAGAGCTCAAATGATAGAGTCTAATATTATGTCTTCTATCAAAAGGCAAATAAGAAGCAGGCTGCAATTTACTCAtcccatatattttaataatgtgtAAAAGAAGTGAATGTGGTACCTTTTtcccagatatatatatataacccaaGCTCTGGGCAACCCAGCAGAAGCACTGGATAGCAGTTATGTAACAGTAAATCACAGGCTGCGGGAAAGGATGGGCTTGTTTGGATCACAGAGCCTGCGGCCCTCAAACCCTCAAACACACACGAGCATCTGGTCAGAAAGACAGTTAACAAGTAAGGACTCCCTTTAGTTTCATGAGGACCCATCCACTCAATAAACAGACACTGAACACTTCCAGGGGGCATGGCTCCCACAAGAATATGAAGGTGGCTagtccccctcctccctcctttgtTTTACTGTGTAACCAACGCGTTCCCCTAAGGAAAGAAATGGCCCCAGAAGAGCTGATGCACTAGGAAGGCTGGGGAAATCACAAGGACATACTTACCTCTATTCTCATTAGAAAAATCAAAAGGGCCTCGAATTTGCCAACTCAGAAGGGAGATGTGATGCTAGGGTGAGTGGAGAACCCCCAAGCTAGCTAGGGAATAGTGCATGGAGCCCAAATCTTCCAATCctgaagaaataaaggcattcCCATCCCTCCTGGTGAGACACAGAGCTTGGCAACAGCAGCTCTTCCCGCAGCCTTACGTTAAAAGAAAGGGCCCTGGAGGGTTTCCCTGCCCACCGCCCCAGCAACCGAGATCGCTGCCGGCCTTACCGTCCCGTCCATTAACCATTTCTGAAAATGGGCCCTGCCGGGGGGCGGGTGCTCTATGTCCTCTGCGCACTGCAGGATGATCCAGTCCACCAGCTTGTTCTCCAGGTCCGCATCATACTTCTGCTCGATCTTCTCCTGCACCTCTCGGCTTAAGCCATAGCTCGGGCCCCTGTTAGCCATCTCTGGAAAGAAGAGAGGACACGCGCGGCATCCACACAATAGCAGCAGCAGGCTCTGGCTCCCTGCAGACGGGGCTGGGATATGGCTGGGCAGCCTGGCCCAGCAGCAGCAAAGCGGGCAGAAAGCCGGGCGTGGTTTAAATCAAGGAGCCAATGAAGCCAATGGGGTTTCACCTACAAACGGGAAAGAAAAGCACAGCCACGCGCCAGTAACTCTAGAATAAAGCTCCGGCCGGTCCAGGGGGGCTGGAACCCCCCTCTCGATCCCGCCTATCAATGAGACGAGA
This sequence is a window from Macaca fascicularis isolate 582-1 chromosome 2, T2T-MFA8v1.1. Protein-coding genes within it:
- the TAGLN3 gene encoding transgelin-3, whose amino-acid sequence is MANRGPSYGLSREVQEKIEQKYDADLENKLVDWIILQCAEDIEHPPPGRAHFQKWLMDGTVLCKLINSLYPPGQEPIPKISESKMAFKQMEQISQFLKAAETYGVRTTDIFQTVDLWEGKDMAAVQRTLMALGSVAVTKDDGCYRGEPSWFHRKAQQNRRGFSEEQLRQGQNVIGLQMGSNKGASQAGMTGYGMPRQIM